A genomic segment from Peribacillus sp. ACCC06369 encodes:
- a CDS encoding (Fe-S)-binding protein yields MNGLLWINLVAFLLVIAYAAGLFVYLIKTRIAYIKLGKKVEFDNRVKDRLVKIGVYVFGQKKLFKDKKSGIIHALLFYGFILVQFGAIDFFVKGLRPGWHLPFGPVYPAFTFFQEIVTLTVLVAILWAAYRRYVEKLVRLKRDFKAGLVVIFITGIMITVLLGNGMGMIWHGHDATWSEPVASSIAFLFGWMGTTAATVVFYVAWWLHLLIILSFLVYIPQSKHAHLIAGPINVFLNRLDNPGKLKPVDLEEEVLDKEGNQYYGAKYIEDLTQYQMVDLYACVECGRCTNMCPATGTGKMLSPMDIIIKMRDHLTNTGAAVTTKQPWVPSFVFGNNKGNKIALAGAAQGAQESAAATEAYSPSLIGEVITEEELWACTTCRNCEDQCPVMNEHVDKIIDMRRYLVLTEGRLDPDAQRAMTNIERQGNPWGLNRKEREDWRSLREDVSVPTVKELQKAEEEFEYLFWVGSMGSYDNRSQKIALSFAKLMNEAGVKFAILGNKEKNSGDTPRRLGNEFVFQELAMKNIEEFQKNEIKKIVTIDPHAYNIFKNEYPDFGLEAEVYHHTELLAKLVSEGRLVPQYPVNETITFHDSCYLGRYNEVYSPPREILQSIDGVKLIEMERNREKGMCCGAGGGLMWMEEETGNRINVARTEQALAVSPTVISSGCPYCLTMLSDGTKAKEVEENVKTYDVAELLEKAVIGENKSIAS; encoded by the coding sequence ATGAATGGCTTACTATGGATCAACTTAGTTGCATTCCTGCTTGTAATCGCTTACGCCGCCGGTTTATTTGTCTATTTGATAAAAACTCGTATAGCTTATATAAAACTTGGCAAAAAAGTGGAATTCGATAACCGTGTGAAAGATCGTCTTGTGAAAATAGGGGTTTATGTATTTGGACAGAAGAAGCTCTTTAAGGATAAAAAGAGCGGAATCATTCATGCCTTGTTATTTTATGGTTTCATCTTAGTGCAATTTGGCGCAATTGACTTTTTCGTCAAAGGTTTAAGACCGGGGTGGCATTTACCGTTTGGCCCTGTTTATCCAGCCTTTACTTTCTTCCAGGAAATTGTGACGCTTACCGTTCTTGTTGCAATCCTATGGGCGGCTTACCGTCGTTATGTCGAGAAGCTCGTTCGCTTGAAAAGGGATTTCAAAGCAGGTTTGGTTGTCATCTTCATTACCGGTATCATGATTACCGTATTACTGGGGAATGGAATGGGAATGATCTGGCATGGTCACGATGCAACTTGGTCAGAGCCAGTCGCATCAAGCATCGCTTTCCTATTCGGCTGGATGGGAACAACAGCAGCAACAGTAGTTTTTTATGTAGCTTGGTGGCTGCATTTACTGATCATACTATCTTTCCTTGTTTATATCCCGCAATCTAAGCATGCTCACTTGATTGCCGGTCCGATAAATGTATTCCTGAATCGCCTGGACAATCCAGGGAAATTGAAACCGGTTGATTTGGAAGAAGAGGTCCTCGACAAAGAAGGCAATCAATATTACGGTGCCAAATATATCGAAGACTTGACGCAGTATCAAATGGTGGACCTCTATGCCTGTGTGGAGTGCGGGCGCTGTACGAATATGTGCCCGGCTACAGGTACCGGTAAAATGCTGTCACCAATGGATATCATCATCAAGATGCGTGACCATTTAACAAATACAGGCGCGGCTGTTACAACGAAGCAGCCATGGGTACCATCTTTTGTTTTTGGAAATAACAAGGGAAATAAGATAGCTTTGGCTGGTGCCGCGCAGGGGGCGCAGGAATCAGCTGCAGCAACGGAAGCTTACAGCCCGAGCTTGATTGGTGAAGTCATTACGGAAGAAGAACTTTGGGCTTGTACCACATGCCGGAACTGTGAAGATCAATGCCCGGTAATGAATGAACATGTCGACAAAATCATCGATATGCGCCGTTATCTAGTGTTGACAGAGGGCAGGCTTGATCCTGATGCTCAACGTGCCATGACAAATATTGAACGTCAAGGAAACCCGTGGGGACTGAACCGTAAAGAGAGAGAAGATTGGCGCAGCCTTCGGGAAGATGTTAGCGTCCCTACCGTGAAGGAATTACAAAAGGCAGAAGAAGAATTCGAGTATTTATTCTGGGTGGGTTCAATGGGGTCGTACGATAACCGAAGCCAGAAAATTGCCCTTTCCTTTGCTAAATTAATGAATGAAGCGGGCGTCAAGTTTGCGATTCTCGGAAATAAGGAGAAAAACTCAGGGGATACTCCTCGTCGATTGGGTAATGAGTTTGTTTTTCAGGAACTTGCAATGAAAAATATAGAAGAATTCCAAAAGAATGAAATAAAGAAAATCGTTACGATCGATCCGCATGCATACAATATCTTTAAGAATGAGTATCCGGATTTCGGATTGGAAGCGGAAGTGTACCATCATACTGAATTGTTAGCCAAACTTGTTAGTGAAGGCAGGTTGGTGCCACAGTATCCGGTGAATGAGACCATTACATTCCACGATTCCTGTTACTTGGGAAGGTACAATGAAGTTTACAGCCCGCCGCGTGAAATTTTACAATCCATTGATGGTGTGAAGCTTATCGAGATGGAGCGTAACCGTGAAAAGGGTATGTGCTGTGGAGCTGGAGGCGGTTTGATGTGGATGGAAGAGGAAACGGGTAACCGCATTAATGTGGCCCGTACTGAACAAGCACTAGCCGTCAGTCCAACAGTGATCAGTTCCGGATGTCCTTATTGCCTGACCATGCTATCTGATGGGACGAAAGCAAAAGAAGTTGAGGAAAATGTTAAAACGTATGATGTAGCAGAACTACTCGAAAAAGCGGTCATTGGTGAAAATAAATCGATTGCATCCTAA
- the cls gene encoding cardiolipin synthase: protein MKIITKLASIFLLIFTWCWVDLKLGHKRYMKQATTVKYPPRNSDMTVFTSGKILFDDFMKEVKQAKDSIHILFYIVKNDKFSKDFLNLLQSKAEEGVEVRLLVDWVGGKKMSRKSIQELTKSGVHFSFSFKPKLPFLFYTIQKRNHRKITVIDGKIGYLGGFNIGKEYINQGEKLNPWRDYHLKMTGEGVKDLQEVFLTDWFHDTNEDYRGTPAYFPTLNPGSQANQVVVMNGSDLELSMTRLIQQANKKIIIGTPYFIPSETLFHELREALARNVSVTVIVPENSDHALVKEASFPYFRVLLKEGAEIMQFQKGFYHSKVILIDDTICDIGTANFDKRSCFLNSEINCLVFDPTFIRDVEKELAVDLAESKPLSGDALSSMNVVRSVKESLASILSPFL, encoded by the coding sequence TTGAAAATAATCACTAAGCTTGCCTCTATATTTTTATTGATCTTCACTTGGTGCTGGGTTGATCTTAAGTTAGGGCATAAGCGTTATATGAAACAGGCAACCACCGTTAAATATCCGCCTCGGAACAGTGACATGACTGTATTCACTTCAGGGAAAATCCTGTTTGATGATTTTATGAAAGAGGTCAAGCAAGCTAAGGATTCCATCCATATCCTTTTTTATATTGTAAAAAATGATAAATTCAGCAAGGACTTTTTGAATTTACTGCAATCAAAAGCGGAAGAGGGCGTGGAAGTGCGGCTTTTAGTCGATTGGGTAGGAGGTAAAAAGATGTCCCGTAAATCCATTCAGGAACTAACTAAAAGCGGCGTTCATTTTTCTTTTAGCTTTAAACCGAAACTCCCCTTCCTTTTCTATACAATACAAAAAAGAAACCACCGTAAAATTACAGTGATAGACGGCAAAATCGGCTATCTTGGCGGCTTTAATATCGGTAAGGAATATATAAACCAAGGGGAGAAGCTGAACCCTTGGAGAGATTATCATTTGAAAATGACCGGAGAGGGGGTCAAGGACCTTCAGGAAGTCTTCCTCACGGATTGGTTCCATGATACAAACGAGGATTACAGGGGAACACCTGCCTATTTCCCGACACTGAATCCTGGGTCGCAGGCAAATCAGGTTGTCGTCATGAATGGAAGTGATCTTGAATTGTCCATGACACGATTGATACAGCAAGCCAATAAAAAGATCATTATCGGGACTCCATACTTCATTCCCAGTGAAACTTTATTTCACGAATTAAGGGAAGCCCTTGCACGCAATGTTTCCGTTACGGTCATCGTGCCCGAAAATTCAGACCATGCCCTTGTCAAGGAAGCTTCCTTTCCCTACTTTCGGGTACTATTAAAAGAAGGGGCAGAAATCATGCAATTTCAAAAAGGGTTCTACCATTCCAAAGTGATACTGATTGATGATACAATCTGTGATATCGGTACGGCTAATTTTGATAAACGCAGTTGTTTTTTAAATAGTGAAATCAATTGTCTGGTATTTGACCCGACATTCATAAGAGATGTAGAAAAGGAATTGGCGGTCGACCTAGCTGAATCCAAGCCATTAAGCGGGGACGCGCTATCCTCCATGAATGTAGTCCGTTCAGTAAAAGAATCGTTGGCTTCCATCCTTTCCCCTTTTCTTTGA
- the uvsE gene encoding UV DNA damage repair endonuclease UvsE: MKIRFGFVSNATCLWEASPAKTLTFKRYSTLGTEKGMEKLLSVTRQNIENTLRVLQYNTAHQVEIYRMSSSIVPLATHPEIEWDFVTPFKKEWKQLGDWVTAHKMRVSFHPNQFTLFTSPKPEITQNAVKDMEFHYKMLEAMGIADTSFINIHVGGAYGDKESAIVRVHDNLKSLPMHVKERMTLENDDKTYTASETLSVCTREGIPLVFDYHHHLANLSDEPLNELLTEVFTTWSQAGAVPKIHISSPKSAGEFRSHADYIDLDFIMPLFKVLKELGQDVDFMIEAKMKDRAMLQLIEDISKVRSVKRVSGGAVEC, encoded by the coding sequence ATGAAAATAAGATTTGGTTTCGTATCCAACGCCACCTGTTTATGGGAAGCTTCTCCAGCTAAAACACTTACTTTCAAGCGATATAGCACACTTGGCACGGAAAAAGGGATGGAAAAACTCCTGAGTGTGACACGGCAGAACATTGAAAATACCTTAAGGGTCCTTCAATATAACACCGCCCACCAAGTAGAAATATACCGGATGTCCAGTTCCATTGTGCCTTTAGCCACACATCCCGAAATAGAATGGGATTTCGTGACTCCTTTTAAAAAAGAGTGGAAACAGCTTGGGGATTGGGTTACTGCACACAAGATGAGGGTCAGTTTTCACCCCAATCAGTTTACGCTGTTTACCAGCCCTAAACCCGAGATTACACAAAATGCCGTAAAAGATATGGAGTTCCATTATAAAATGCTGGAAGCAATGGGCATTGCGGACACCTCTTTCATCAATATCCATGTCGGTGGGGCCTATGGTGATAAAGAGTCCGCCATAGTAAGGGTTCATGACAACCTTAAATCGCTTCCTATGCATGTCAAGGAAAGAATGACTTTGGAGAATGATGATAAAACGTATACAGCATCTGAAACACTGAGCGTATGTACAAGGGAAGGCATCCCACTTGTATTCGATTACCACCATCATCTCGCAAACCTTTCAGATGAGCCGCTTAACGAGCTGCTCACCGAGGTGTTCACCACTTGGAGTCAGGCAGGGGCGGTACCAAAGATTCATATTTCATCCCCAAAATCGGCAGGTGAATTTCGCTCGCATGCAGATTATATCGATTTGGACTTTATCATGCCCCTTTTTAAAGTTCTTAAAGAGCTTGGACAGGACGTGGATTTCATGATCGAGGCCAAGATGAAGGACCGGGCAATGCTGCAGCTGATTGAAGATATATCTAAGGTTCGTAGTGTAAAAAGGGTGAGCGGCGGTGCAGTCGAGTGCTAA
- the argS gene encoding arginine--tRNA ligase, protein MNIVKEVQEKLKEEIKAAVIKAGLATEEQIPNVVLELPRDKTHGDYSTNMAMQLTKVAKKAPKMIAEAIIENFDNSKASIEKIEIAGPGFINFYMNNSYLTELIPVILKVDGAYGESDFGKGEKIQVEFVSANPTGDLHLGHARGAAVGDTLCNILSKAGYDVSREYYINDAGNQINNLAISIEARYFQALGLEKDMPEGGYHGEDIIGIGKTLASEYGDKYVNADEKERFEFFREYGLKYEMEKLKTDLGNFRVGFDVWYSETSLYEDGKIDEALKVLRERGHVYEEEGATWFRSTELGDDKDRVLIKQDGSYTYLTPDIAYHRNKLERGFETLINIWGADHHGYIPRMKAAIEALGYKREQLEVEIIQLVHLYKDGEKMKMSKRTGKAVTMRDLIEEVGLDATRYFFAMRSADTHMDFDLDLAVSQSNDNPVYYAQYAHARISSILRQGVEQGISYEGITDFSSLSTEKEVELLKKLGEFPQAIAEAAEKRMPHRMTNYIFDLASTFHSFYNADKVLDVEKLERSKARLGLVKSVQITLKNALAIIGVSAPEKM, encoded by the coding sequence ATGAATATAGTAAAAGAGGTACAGGAAAAACTGAAAGAAGAAATTAAAGCGGCGGTCATTAAAGCTGGTTTAGCAACGGAAGAGCAGATTCCAAATGTTGTATTGGAACTTCCAAGAGATAAAACACACGGAGATTACTCCACGAATATGGCCATGCAATTAACGAAGGTTGCAAAGAAAGCACCCAAAATGATAGCAGAAGCAATCATCGAAAACTTTGACAATTCAAAAGCGTCCATTGAAAAAATAGAAATTGCAGGACCAGGTTTCATAAACTTCTACATGAATAATTCTTATTTGACAGAATTGATTCCTGTCATTTTGAAAGTGGATGGAGCATATGGGGAAAGTGACTTTGGAAAAGGTGAAAAAATCCAAGTGGAGTTCGTTTCCGCGAACCCGACCGGTGATCTCCATCTAGGTCATGCCCGTGGTGCAGCAGTAGGTGATACGTTATGTAATATCCTGTCTAAAGCAGGTTATGATGTTTCACGTGAATACTACATCAATGATGCAGGTAATCAAATCAATAATTTGGCCATTTCCATAGAAGCCCGTTATTTCCAGGCACTTGGCCTCGAAAAGGATATGCCTGAGGGCGGTTATCATGGCGAAGATATCATTGGAATCGGTAAAACGCTCGCAAGTGAATATGGGGATAAATATGTAAATGCGGATGAAAAGGAACGTTTTGAATTTTTCCGTGAGTACGGCTTGAAATATGAAATGGAAAAATTGAAAACGGACTTGGGAAATTTCCGTGTCGGATTTGATGTATGGTACTCGGAAACATCCCTATATGAAGACGGTAAAATTGATGAAGCCCTCAAAGTGTTGAGGGAAAGGGGCCATGTCTATGAGGAAGAAGGGGCTACATGGTTCCGCTCTACGGAATTAGGCGATGATAAGGACCGGGTGCTTATTAAACAGGATGGGTCTTACACATATCTGACACCTGATATTGCCTATCACCGGAATAAATTGGAGCGCGGCTTTGAAACGTTGATCAATATCTGGGGTGCGGACCACCACGGCTATATCCCGCGTATGAAAGCAGCGATCGAAGCGTTAGGGTACAAACGTGAGCAGCTTGAAGTGGAAATCATCCAGCTTGTTCACCTGTACAAGGATGGCGAGAAAATGAAGATGAGTAAGCGTACTGGTAAAGCAGTTACGATGCGTGATCTTATTGAGGAAGTAGGACTGGATGCAACACGTTATTTCTTTGCGATGAGAAGTGCGGATACTCATATGGACTTCGATTTGGATCTTGCGGTATCACAATCCAATGATAACCCGGTTTATTATGCACAATATGCTCACGCCCGCATTTCCAGCATTTTACGCCAAGGTGTGGAACAAGGGATCAGCTATGAAGGAATCACTGATTTCTCTTCCCTTTCTACTGAAAAAGAAGTGGAGCTTTTGAAGAAGTTAGGTGAATTCCCGCAGGCAATAGCGGAAGCAGCCGAAAAACGTATGCCTCACCGCATGACGAATTATATATTCGACCTCGCTTCCACATTCCACAGCTTCTACAATGCCGATAAGGTTTTGGATGTTGAAAAGTTGGAGAGAAGTAAGGCACGTCTAGGACTGGTTAAATCCGTCCAAATTACTTTAAAGAATGCATTAGCTATAATCGGGGTTTCGGCACCGGAAAAAATGTAA
- a CDS encoding DUF1934 domain-containing protein produces the protein MTLHDIDKHAIKVTLQTKIKHGSETETYELVTFGTKMYKGSDLYLQYKEESEVGQTQTTIKHKKDETILLRNGAIKMRQLFRLQEATNGHYESIYGRLGLRTTTKKIHHQWDEQSKQGKLVLKYTLHMQGSEPGQYEMTISYKEEA, from the coding sequence TTGACTCTTCATGATATAGATAAGCATGCTATTAAAGTGACTTTACAGACAAAAATCAAGCATGGCTCAGAAACCGAAACGTATGAGCTGGTCACATTTGGTACAAAAATGTATAAAGGTTCAGATTTATATTTGCAATATAAAGAGGAAAGTGAAGTCGGTCAAACACAAACGACCATCAAGCACAAAAAGGATGAAACGATCCTGCTTAGAAATGGTGCCATTAAAATGAGGCAGCTTTTCCGCCTACAGGAAGCGACAAATGGACATTATGAAAGTATATATGGCAGGTTAGGGTTACGGACGACCACGAAGAAAATTCATCATCAATGGGATGAGCAGTCCAAACAAGGGAAACTTGTTCTTAAATATACGTTACATATGCAGGGAAGCGAACCCGGTCAATATGAGATGACGATTTCCTATAAGGAGGAAGCATAG
- the speB gene encoding agmatinase produces MKFDEAYSGNVFIKSHPVFEESEAVLYGMPMDWTVSFRPGSRFGPTRIREVSIGLEEYSPYLDRELEEVKFFDAGDIPLPFGNPQRSIDMIEKFVDSLLDAGKFPMGMGGEHLVTWPVIKAMYKKYPDMAIIHMDAHTDLREDYEGEPLSHASIIRKSAELIGPKNVYSFGIRSGLKEEFQWAKENGMHISKFEVLEPLKEVLPQLAGRPVYVTIDIDVLDPAHAPGTGTVDCGGITSKELLASIHEIARSEINVVGCDLVEVAPIYDPSEQTANTASKLIREMILGWVQKG; encoded by the coding sequence ATGAAATTCGATGAAGCCTATTCAGGCAATGTATTCATTAAAAGCCACCCAGTTTTTGAAGAATCTGAAGCTGTGCTATACGGTATGCCGATGGACTGGACCGTAAGTTTCCGTCCTGGTTCCCGCTTCGGCCCTACCCGGATTCGAGAAGTTTCGATTGGTTTGGAAGAGTACAGCCCATATTTAGATCGTGAATTAGAAGAAGTTAAATTCTTTGATGCCGGAGATATCCCATTACCATTTGGTAATCCGCAGCGCAGCATCGATATGATTGAAAAATTTGTCGACAGCTTGTTGGATGCAGGTAAGTTCCCAATGGGGATGGGAGGCGAACACCTTGTCACATGGCCTGTCATCAAAGCCATGTACAAAAAGTATCCCGATATGGCCATCATCCATATGGATGCCCATACAGATTTACGTGAGGATTATGAGGGAGAACCACTTTCCCATGCTTCCATCATCCGCAAATCCGCGGAGCTTATCGGTCCGAAAAATGTATACTCTTTCGGCATCCGTTCCGGTTTGAAGGAAGAATTCCAATGGGCAAAAGAAAACGGCATGCACATCTCTAAATTTGAAGTTCTTGAACCTCTTAAAGAAGTACTGCCGCAGTTAGCAGGGCGTCCTGTATATGTAACGATCGACATCGATGTTCTTGATCCAGCGCATGCGCCAGGAACGGGCACCGTAGATTGTGGGGGCATCACTTCAAAAGAGCTTTTAGCTTCGATTCATGAGATAGCCCGATCTGAAATTAATGTAGTCGGCTGCGATTTAGTTGAAGTTGCACCGATTTATGACCCATCCGAGCAGACAGCGAACACGGCGAGCAAGCTGATTCGCGAAATGATTTTAGGTTGGGTTCAAAAAGGTTAA